A region from the Enoplosus armatus isolate fEnoArm2 chromosome 24, fEnoArm2.hap1, whole genome shotgun sequence genome encodes:
- the LOC139306615 gene encoding sodium/myo-inositol cotransporter-like produces MEVADITIVVIYFILVIAIGFFAMWKANQSTVSGYFLAGRSMNWAAVGASLFVSNIGSEHFIGLAGSGAASGFSVAAWEFNALLLLQLLGWVFIPVYIQSGVYTMPEYLSKRYGGRRLKVYFAALSLVLYIFTKLSVDLYAGALFIQESLGWNLYLSIILLIAMTALLTVTGGLVAVIYTDTVQAFLMIAGALCLTGISLFKVGGLEGLRIKYMQATPNITAILLSSPNLTYSESCHHHLNPKPDALKILRGPRDPDLPWPGFILGQTPASIWYWCADQVIVQRVLAAKNIAHAKGSTVMAGFLKILPMFIIVIPGMISRVFFADELACISPDHCKEVCGSAAGCSNVAYPRLVMSVMPVGLRGLMMAVMIAALMSDLDSIFNSASTIFTLDIYKMLRKQVSSRELVIVGRLFVVFMVIISIAWVPVIIEMQGGQMFYYIQEVSDYLTPPIAALFLLGVLWNRCNETGAFWGGMVGFALGALRLVLALVYREPHCDEPDERPFFIKDVHFMYVAAILFWVSALVTVVVSLCTPPPRKEQIRTTTLWGLNKRKRLRQKEKAGEDINALKPLNHAILKGNSLLGKDHPNMLNGIEANHENAQPSNVHAITAIDIETHRPIQNGCHSPISDPKTVEAGEEGGVREEEGCFGGGEVEGGRCVKVLEWFCGFQEKQPEAPVITIQEQERIMDELLHEPPRTRIILNIGLVVICSVGIFLFIYFSL; encoded by the exons atggAAGTAGCAGACATCACCATTGTAGTAATCTACTTCATCCTGGTGATAGCGATTGGTTTCTTTGCCATGTGGAAAGCCAATCAGAGCACAGTGAGCGGCTACTTCCTCGCTGGTCGCTCCATGAATTGGGCAGCTGTAGGAGCATCTCTATTCGTCAGCAACATAGGAAGTGAGCATTTCATTGGACTAGCTGGATCAGGTGCTGCCAGTGGGTTCAGCGTGGCTGCATGGGAATTCAATGCTCTATTATTGCTCCAGTTGTTAGGCTGGGTGTTTATCCCTGTGTATATTCAGTCCGGAGTCTACACCATGCCGGAGTACCTGTCCAAACGGTATGGCGGGAGGCGACTAAAGGTGTATTTTGCCGCGTTATCTCTTGTCCTGTACATCTTCACCAAGTTGTCCGTGGACCTCTATGCCGGAGCTTTGTTCATTCAGGAATCCTTAGGGTGGAACCTCTATTTGTCAATCATCCTCCTCATCGCCATGACGGCTTTGCTGACCGTCACTGGCGGTCTGGTCGCTGTCATCTACACAGATACGGTCCAGGCATTTCTCATGATCGCCGGAGCACTCTGCCTTACAGGCATCAGCCTCTTCAAAGTGGGAGGACTTGAAG GGTTGAGGATCAAGTACATGCAGGCTACTCCAAACATCACTGCCATCTTGCTGTCTTCACCCAACCTGACGTATTCTGAATCCTGCCACCACCACCTAAACCCGAAGCCAGATGCTCTGAAAATCCTTCGAGGCCCGAGGGATCCAGACCTGCCGTGGCCCGGTTTCATACTGGGCCAGACTCCTGCCTCTATTTG GTACTGGTGTGCAGATCAGGTGATTGTTCAGCGGGTTCTGGCAGCAAAGAACATCGCCCATGCCAAAGGTTCTACTGTCATGGCTGGCTTTCTGAAGATCCTCCCCATGTTCATCATTGTAATCCCAG GGATGATTTCCAGGGTCTTCTTTGCTGATGAGCTGGCGTGTATCAGCCCAGACCACTGCAAGGAAGTGTGCGGTTCTGCGGCTGGCTGTAGCAACGTGGCTTACCCGCGGCTCGTCATGTCAGTGATGCCCGTCGGTCTCCGTGGCCTGATGATGGCTGTCATGATCGCAGCTCTAATGAGCGACTTGGACTCCATCTTCAACTCAGCGAGCACCATATTCACGTTGGATATTTACAAGATGCTACGAAAGCAGGTGTCATCCAGGGAGCTGGTGATAGTCGGCAGgttgtttgtggttttcatgGTGATCATCAGCATTGCCTGGGTGCCGGTCATCATCGAGATGCAGGGAGGCCAGATGTTCTATTACATCCAAGAAGTATCAGATTACCTAACTCCACCCATAGCTGCTCTCTTTTTGCTTGGCGTCCTGTGGAATCGCTGCAATGAGACTGGCGCCTTTTGGGGCGGCATGGTTGGGTTTGCCCTTGGAGCATTGCGTCTGGTTTTGGCATTGGTTTACCGCGAGCCTCACTGCGACGAGCCTGATGAGCGGCCATTTTTCATCAAAGATGTTCATTTCATGTATgtggcagccatcttgtttTGGGTGTCAGCTttggtgactgtagttgtgaGTCTCTGCACTCCTCCGCCCAGAAAAGAACAAATCAGAACCACTACTCTGTGGGGGCTGAACAAGAGAAAGAGGctaagacagaaagagaaagctggAGAAGACATCAATGCTTTGAAGCCTCTAAACCATGCAATCCTAAAAGGAAACAGTTTGCTTGGTAAAGACCATCCAAACATGCTCAATGGCATTGAGGCCAATCATGAAAATGCTCAACCAAGCAATGTTCATGCCATCACAGCCATTGACATAGAAACCCACCGTCCAATTCAGAATGGTTGCCACTCACCAATTTCTGACCCGAAAACGGTAGAagcaggagaagagggaggagtgagggaggaggagggctgctttggaggaggagaagtggagGGTGGGAGATGTGTGAAAGTTTTAGAGTGGTTTTGTGGCTTCCAGGAGAAGCAGCCCGAAGCTCCAGTCATTACAATCCAGGAACAGGAGAGGATCATGGATGAGCTTCTCCATGAACCTC